A stretch of Vigna radiata var. radiata cultivar VC1973A unplaced genomic scaffold, Vradiata_ver6 scaffold_410, whole genome shotgun sequence DNA encodes these proteins:
- the LOC106755443 gene encoding uncharacterized protein LOC106755443 isoform X5 — protein MVFFQYLTGQCAGNLKIRILVVPQPLGLILSDWEYILPMLILGAGLSHCGVSIWTGYAPKTPEKDIPSRLLDEEKYAKEASGSGGHLLA, from the exons ATGGTTTTCTTCCAATACCTGACAGGGCAATGTGCAGGAAATTTAAAG ATTCGGATACTGGTAGTTCCTCAGCCTCTGGGTCTCATTTTGTCAG aTTGGGAGTATATTTTACCCATGCTCATTCTTGGTGCTGGACTCTCCCATTGTGGAGTTTCTATTTGGACTGGATATGCTCCGAAAACACCAG AGAAAGACATACCATCTCGGCTTTTAGATGAGGAAAAGTATGCTAAGGAAGCTTCTGGCTCTGGTGGCCAT